TACCATTTTGCTCTTGGGCAAAAATCTTGCTAATATCAGAGCGGCGTTGACCATCTGTAAAAGTTGCAAATTTCTGCTGCCAAATTTCTGTCCCAACTTTAATAATCTTGTTATTTTGTTGTTTTTGAGTAATTTCTTGCCGCAGTTGAATTAAAGACTCATTCAGTGGGATGAGCAGAACTAATACTGGAAATAAAATTAAAATAAAGCGACTAGGAAGACTACCAATAACTTTTAAGCGATTGGAAATAGAGGAACTTGCGATAAGTGATTGAAACCAATGGCTTTCGGGGTCTTTTTGATGCCACTCTCGCACCCGTTCCCGTACTAGCGGCGTATCAATATGTAGTAACCAAAAAACTATCATTGCCATGAGTGTAATTGCTATCAGATTTGTTAAAAATAGCAAACCTCCACCACGAGCAATTTGCAATCCATCTGTGAAGCTCAAGCTAGTAGTTATGCCAATTCCATAACCAACGACACATAAAGGAGGCATAAGTGCAACTGCTATCGATACTCCCGGTATCGAGGTAACAACCCCTTTAGGTCTTTTGCAGGTAACGACTGAACCTAAAGCGCCAGAAAATAATGCAATTACTAAGTCTAGAACGTTGGGGTTAGTCCGGGCAGCAATTTCAGAAGTTAGTTGTTTAAAAGGTAAAATTCCTACTAAAGTAACAGCAAAAATAATTGCTACCGCACAACTCAGGGCAAGATTTAGTGTTGCCCGCACTGCTAAAATTAAGTCCCCCGCAGCAAATGCTAAACCGGTAGCAAGAATCGTCCCCATCAGTGGAGAAATTAACATTGCTCCGATAATTACAGCTGGACTATTTAGCACTAACCCCAAAGTAGCAATTCCCGCCGCGAATATTACCTGTAGCCAATAACTGACATCCTGTAGGGTGACAGAAATAAGTAAGTCGTGGTAAATTTCTTCCTTACGGACTTGAGAAATGCCCAAGTTAACAGCCAGCCAATTCCGAAACCGAGTTACCCAATTAAATTTTGGAGTATTTGTCCGTTGAAACTTAGCCATAATCTTCCTTACAAGCTGATGAGATCACAACTTCTATCTAGCAGACGAAACCAGCAGACGAAATGTGTACCAAAATTCGATTTTTGGTCAACAATTGCTGTTTGGTAAAGCCCAGGAAGGAATGCTTAAAATTGCTTAGCATATCATACTTAATAAGTCAATTATTGATTATTGAGAGATGTTGTAAAAATCAATTAACCAGCTTTTCTATCCTTGTTGAGGATGTTAAGTTATGTAATACTAATTCACACCAAACAGGGAAAAGTCGGTGGTTATTTCCCTGTTTGGTGTGAATAACGAGATAGGATAGCTTTTGTTTTCAAATCACTAATTTTCATGATCGCCTCTACCATTTCCTTCTGATCGCCTTGCAAATTAAGTTTGTCTAGCGCTTGATGAAAATTATCACCAGAACGTAGGTTGCGAGTGAATTCAGTCAGTTGAGATGAGTCCAAAACTTTTTGAATCTCTCGATTGCGGCGTTGGCGTACTGCTTGAAGTTGTTGCCGTACCTGTGGAGTAAAGTTGATTTCTGAAGATAATTGATTTGCTAAAGCAATAGCTAAAGTCGAATTTGTATTGAAATTAACTGGAGTAGCCAAAGTAATTGTTGGTGATAAGACAACAAGCATGAAAATTGTACTTAAGACAGATAGAAATTTTGTCAAATTGAGCATCATATCAAAATTGTTAGTAGTTAGTGTTTAGTGGTTAGTGGGCATTGGGCATTGGTTATTCTCCGCGTCTGCCGCTCCCCGCTCCCCACTCAACCTGATTTTTTCATTCTGTCAATCTCTGTTTGTAATTCTGCAATTTTTTGTTGTAATTTTTCGATTTCTTCATTTCGGGCAGCAGCTTCTGTTGCTTTCACATCCACTGCTCCAGATGCAGGCGATCGCATGTAATTTCCTTGTTTGATTTGCTGATATTCTTTTGAAACTGCCCATTCCCGTAGATAATGTAAGCGTTCCACAGGAAAAGGATGGCTTAGCATCTCGCTTTGAGCGCCACTGTAAACCAAAAATTTATAGACTTGATTCAATTCATCTTCGTCCAGCACCTGATAATTTTCTGACTGACGAATTAACTCTTGTAAACTACATTCGTTGGCATATTTTATACTGCCACCCGTAGTTTTCATAATTGAGGACATCACAGTATTCAAGTCATCTACTAATAATAATGCGGCTCGGTCTGCTGATAACTCTGCTTTGCGTCGCCATTCAAA
Above is a genomic segment from Fischerella sp. JS2 containing:
- a CDS encoding DUF389 domain-containing protein, translated to MAKFQRTNTPKFNWVTRFRNWLAVNLGISQVRKEEIYHDLLISVTLQDVSYWLQVIFAAGIATLGLVLNSPAVIIGAMLISPLMGTILATGLAFAAGDLILAVRATLNLALSCAVAIIFAVTLVGILPFKQLTSEIAARTNPNVLDLVIALFSGALGSVVTCKRPKGVVTSIPGVSIAVALMPPLCVVGYGIGITTSLSFTDGLQIARGGGLLFLTNLIAITLMAMIVFWLLHIDTPLVRERVREWHQKDPESHWFQSLIASSSISNRLKVIGSLPSRFILILFPVLVLLIPLNESLIQLRQEITQKQQNNKIIKVGTEIWQQKFATFTDGQRRSDISKIFAQEQNGKLLIQMRVFTSKLYTAEEKNEFVRLVASRLKKNSDAVQLQLIEIPTASKDLIAQLAATEKKELEVEKKPQPTIAESQAAFLQSTEAALQNFQLPPPAQLLRYEVIITNNTTEPLSLNMVYLSEREMSTDAKNILIDDIRNRLIFPNANVRFQRIPVDQGTITFASDRTELSSASTQLLSRIARILQLQPNLQIEITADLSNKEPDSIVKKRINVIKNYLNSQWKITANQINISSKKIESSRNIELKMKVAKRPEINLIKP